In Drosophila pseudoobscura strain MV-25-SWS-2005 chromosome 4, UCI_Dpse_MV25, whole genome shotgun sequence, the following proteins share a genomic window:
- the LOC26534434 gene encoding uncharacterized protein: protein MEHNRNTARTIARAKKVKNQNGQLILQAILNLDRMCTYADIVEQLLIRVNRSSFKPYILHAIAVILKEAVRFGFIQKLGGRYCVMFNPVSETPKIRGKRTQKRAEESANIVGPIHVSVKTK, encoded by the exons ATGGAACACAACCGAAATACTGCTCGCACCATTGCTCGCGCTAAAAAGGTTAAAAATCAGAATGGTCAACTGATTTTACAAGCAATATTGAACTTGGACAGGATGTGCACGTACGCAGATATTGTGGAGCAGCTGCTCATTCGCGTGAAT CGTTCGAGTTTTAAGCCTTACATTTTGCATGCAATTGCCGTTATACTGAAAGAAGCAGTGCGCTTTGGCTTTATACAGAAGTTGGGTGGCCGGTACTGTGTCATGTTCAACCCAGTCTCGGAGACCCCGAAAATCCGAGGGAAACGTACCCAAAAGCGTGCAGAGGAGTCTGCTAATATCGTAGGACCCATTCATGTATCAGTAAAAACTAAGTAA